A region of Fusarium keratoplasticum isolate Fu6.1 chromosome 6, whole genome shotgun sequence DNA encodes the following proteins:
- a CDS encoding YCII domain-containing protein, protein MPRYMLLIKASPEAENPDATTPEIFEEMTTFNEQLHAAGVLLSGDGLRPTDIDSYRVTYSSDGPAQATKGPFDVEKEAHVCGWWILKTKDVEEALGWAKKIPFKEGEVVVRRIAEMEDFGDTVSEDVKEREKKLMAEIEKRA, encoded by the coding sequence ATGCCTCGCTACATGCTCCTCATCAAAGCCTCACCCGAGGCCGAAAACCCAGATGCAACCACCCCCGAGATTTTCGAGGAGATGACCACCTTCAACGAGCAACTCCACGCTGCTGGCGTCCTCCTCAGCGGTGATGGCCTCCGCCCAACCGACATTGACAGCTATCGTGTCACCTACTCTTCGGATGGCCCTGCACAAGCCACCAAGGGGCCTTTTGAcgttgagaaggaggcccACGTTTGTGGCTGGTGGATCTTGAAGACCAAGGATGTGGAGGAAGCTTTGGGCTGGGCGAAGAAGATTCCGTTcaaggagggagaggtcGTGGTCAGGCGAATtgctgagatggaggactTTGGGGATACCGTGTCTGAAGATGTCAAGGAAAGGGAAAAGAAGTTGATGGCTGAGATTGAGAAACGCGCCTAA